Genomic window (Candidatus Omnitrophota bacterium):
GGTGGATGATCGAAAAAGGCGAGAGGATCGACAAGAACCATCTTCGAGGGGTTATAGAATGCGTTCTTGAAGCATTCATCGACTTGCTGGCAAGCGACGGGCGGATTGAAATCCGCGGCTTTGGAATTTTCAAGATCAAAAAGACGCCCGCCCGAGTTGGAAGAAATCCCGTAACCAAAGAAGAAGCAAAAGTTCCTGCCCGCAACATTGTTCAATTCAAAGCGGGGAGATATATGATTGATGCCGTTAATCGTGAATGACTATACGCCTCTTTGACAAACGCGCATCGATTATCTCGAGATAAAAACTATAGATAACGCTTCGTCATCCAAGGCATACCATGTTTTTCCATTTCATCATCGTTTTATTGTCTCATAGCTCGATCTATACATCAAGTTTTGAAATATTGATTTTGAGATGGATTGTGAGTCACAAACAACCGTCACTTTCGCTATTTTGAGGATAAGAGATTTGTCGTCTCAAAAACGACCGTCTTTGAGACAATAGAATCTGGCGCTCTATGGCGCCATCGCTGAGGCTTGGTTTTCGGAGATTTTGTCCTCTGCTTCTTACCGCCAAAGATGAATCTCCTGCTTTCCTCGAGGAGAGAGTTCGTATATACCAAGTGACACCCTCTCAAACCATCCGTACACGTTTTTGTACAAGATATCCCTGGCCTTTGGTTCTCTGAGAATCTGGGCAACGTGTGAAGCCTTAGTCGGCCCTTGCTTCTGAAGTAACCGTGCAATTGCCAAGGCTCGCTGTCGATAGACGGTCATAATGCCCTTTCTCTTCTCTGTCCCGCCAAGATTCGGGTCGCCTACCCGCTTCATGAACTCACAAAGCAGACGCTCCTGGCGGTGCTTCGATTTGCGAGGCCTATACTCGCCGGGATCGAGAAGGACATCTACTTTGCCGGTCTCCTGGTCTGAATCAATCACCAACAGCCCAAGATTAAGCATCCGTAGCAGTTTAACAATATGCCTCCGCCGCCTGTTTGGAATTTTACATTGTTTAGAGATGCCAATGTATACTTTCGGAGTCAGCGATAGCCTTTCAACGGCCTGAAGGACTACATTGAGATTGAGAGAAAGTTTGAGTTCTACGATGACAGGAATTTCCTTGCCGCGTACTGCGAGAACATCGCAGTCCTGGACCTCTCCCTTTACTTCATAATTCTGAGATTCCAGAAACCGCTTAAGGGGCAAATAAAGATCGGATTCCTTCATGTTTATTTCATCTATGCCGAATAACCTAAACTCGGCGACGACCACAATGAGACGCGCCGATTGCAACCGTGATGGCCCGGCGTCGTTCGCTACAGTGCATGGTTAACTGACTTCGCTTGTGCTTATTCATCTAGGATGCGAACCTACACCTTGATTCGTTTTATGCGATGAAGCGTTCACGCCGTTTCTAGCCCTGCCTACTCAGAAACCATCCCGATTGTCCCCAGCCACGTCTCCATCAATTGAGGCCATCCCGTTATCGGAAACTCCGTACGCCGCAGCCCAAACGCATGCCCGCCCTGCGCATATAAATGCATCTCAACAGGAATCCCAGCTTTCTTCAGAGCAGCATAATAAACCAGCGAGTTCTCTACATCGTCCACCGGGTCATCCTCCGCTTGCAGCAAAAACGTTGGCGGCGTACTACTAGTCACAGGAATTTTCGGATTCAACTCAAACTCTTTCGTAGTGTTCTCCAGCATATGTCCCGGATAAAGAGCGACCGCAAAATCCGGGCGGCAGCTTTCTTTGTCCGCCGCATCGACAGCCGAGTACAAACGCTTGTCAAAATGTGTGCTTATCGCCGCCGCCAGATGGCCACCTGCCGAAAACCCAAGCACTCCAATCTTGTGCGGATTAATATGCCACTCGGCGGCGTGAAAGCGTACTAGCCCCACCGTTCTTTGAGTGTCTTCCAATGCCATCGGCGCTTTCGGCTCGACGTGGGATCTGCGTTGTGGGTCCCAATGCGGCCCCGAGCCCGGGACGCGATATTTCAAGAGCACACCCGTGACTCCCTTCAACGCCAGCCATTCACACGCCTCGGCGCCTTCCAGATCAATGGCAAGCCCGTAATAGCCTCCACCTGGAAAGACGACTATCGCAACGCCCGTGTTTTTCCTCTTTGGCGAATAGACCGTCATCGTGGGATGCGAGATGTTCCCCACCCAAAGCCATGGCTTCTCCGCAATTAACTTGTCCGTTACACTCTTAATCGTCTCCGTCTCGGGGGCAGGCTGGGCATCAGGAACCGTTCCTGGCCATACCGGCGTTTGCGTAAGTCCTGGAGATGGCTGCCAATCACTTGCCTGAGCGTTTACACAGCCAAGTGCAGAAACAACACAAACAGCAAATCTCATAAACCTCATTATAATCCAAGCATCTCCTTCCAAAATATTTCTCAAGCCAGCATGCCGTGTCGTAAGTCGTGGAGAAATTTGAAACCTCTAAATACAAATCCATTAATCCGGATTGCCAATTGTGGGAGAAATAGTTTTATATGTCGATAAAAGGCGCTTGTATGCGCATCAATTTCGATGTGAGTTTCACTAACATATCCCCTTTTCCAAGTAGATTTTCCGCCCCAGTCTCATCCAAAATTATCTTGCTTTCCGTGTGACTCGCCACGCGAAATGAGATTCGACCTGGAAGATTTGATTTAATTCGACTGGAAACGGTTTTTGCATCAGGCCGCTGCAATGCGATGATTAAATGGATTCCCGCAGCCCTGGCCATGAAGCCCAACCGTTCGATGCTGCTTTCAATGGTTGCTTTGAAGATTTTATCCGCCATATAATCGGCGTATTCATCAAAGATCATAATCCAGCGCGGCATGCGATCACGCGGATATTTTTCGTTCCAACTAGTGATCTCCGTTACCTTGCCGTTCTTGAATTTCGAATAGCGGGCATCCATCTCTTCCACAAACGATTCCAGCGCTTTAATGGCTTCTTCTCTAGAGCAGATGATGGGGTTCAGTAAATGCTTGGAGTGCTCAAAAGCGTTATAGGTCACTCGCTTGGGATCAATGATCAGCAGTCGGACATCGCTGGGATCGTAGTGTTGTTGCAGAAAGAAAATGGCGGATTGGATGAAAACGCTTTTTCCTGATCCCGTCGTTCCGCCGATCAAGAGATGACAACAATTGGAATCCGCAAGATCGATCCATTGAGCCTCACCGAGAACATCCAGACCTAAAGGGAAGCAGCAACGCTGAATCAGGTTATTAATGGACACTTTAAACCTCGAATCATCCAAATAAACGATGTCCGGGTGAGCGCGTTCGACTTCGATCGCAACACATCCCTGACTAGATGATATCAATGGCGCCGCTTTGAGATTCATTTTGACAAAGAGATCTTCTCGTCGGCTTTTGATTTGACTAACTGTGGTTTTCCCCCGGGGTTCAATTTGGAGTTGAATGAACCGGGGACCGATCACGTAATCCTTCGC
Coding sequences:
- a CDS encoding alpha/beta hydrolase, which translates into the protein MRFAVCVVSALGCVNAQASDWQPSPGLTQTPVWPGTVPDAQPAPETETIKSVTDKLIAEKPWLWVGNISHPTMTVYSPKRKNTGVAIVVFPGGGYYGLAIDLEGAEACEWLALKGVTGVLLKYRVPGSGPHWDPQRRSHVEPKAPMALEDTQRTVGLVRFHAAEWHINPHKIGVLGFSAGGHLAAAISTHFDKRLYSAVDAADKESCRPDFAVALYPGHMLENTTKEFELNPKIPVTSSTPPTFLLQAEDDPVDDVENSLVYYAALKKAGIPVEMHLYAQGGHAFGLRRTEFPITGWPQLMETWLGTIGMVSE
- a CDS encoding DNA translocase FtsK, with the protein product MPFDLRIIELSAKEIEAIKPAVFRKIADSLPKTSFKAGNAITVSELIQITQPYIHNLQPISPPFWWQEIPEPPKQFGQRLHSLLSDSFELLRKQEFSFFQSFVGRSPEDIESVLFPFLYDRLVLPLIKNNREEKAVQLNLMVGMALQEWTKHVGAVLSHYPSNESFNAKRFFIASELSAKAKIEFPIKSPRKTVQVIGKIDALLFDYVNERLLIYEYKSGRQNNYIAQIIQCILYHELLVRYCGASLNLAAILAVFCLIDSNATPRQPERHSQDAVPPKSIDKEQCNKPKEEADALIQSIVEALNGFSLSVTAKDYVIGPRFIQLQIEPRGKTTVSQIKSRREDLFVKMNLKAAPLISSSQGCVAIEVERAHPDIVYLDDSRFKVSINNLIQRCCFPLGLDVLGEAQWIDLADSNCCHLLIGGTTGSGKSVFIQSAIFFLQQHYDPSDVRLLIIDPKRVTYNAFEHSKHLLNPIICSREEAIKALESFVEEMDARYSKFKNGKVTEITSWNEKYPRDRMPRWIMIFDEYADYMADKIFKATIESSIERLGFMARAAGIHLIIALQRPDAKTVSSRIKSNLPGRISFRVASHTESKIILDETGAENLLGKGDMLVKLTSKLMRIQAPFIDI
- a CDS encoding HU family DNA-binding protein, which codes for MTKKEIIEIVTRWMIEKGERIDKNHLRGVIECVLEAFIDLLASDGRIEIRGFGIFKIKKTPARVGRNPVTKEEAKVPARNIVQFKAGRYMIDAVNRE
- a CDS encoding DUF2161 family putative PD-(D/E)XK-type phosphodiesterase is translated as MVVAEFRLFGIDEINMKESDLYLPLKRFLESQNYEVKGEVQDCDVLAVRGKEIPVIVELKLSLNLNVVLQAVERLSLTPKVYIGISKQCKIPNRRRRHIVKLLRMLNLGLLVIDSDQETGKVDVLLDPGEYRPRKSKHRQERLLCEFMKRVGDPNLGGTEKRKGIMTVYRQRALAIARLLQKQGPTKASHVAQILREPKARDILYKNVYGWFERVSLGIYELSPRGKQEIHLWR